The Nakaseomyces glabratus chromosome H, complete sequence genome segment TTAACTCAACTTTAAGGCTCTCAATTTCGTTCCTTTGGGAGGTTAAAAGTTGCTCAAGTCTTTTTTCAGAGTGTTGATTGTTCTCCACATCGTTTTCTAGTTTtatgttatatttttccaGAGCAAGAATTTTATCCTTTAGTTTTTTAGTCACATCGACCTCGGAACAGTATTCTTTCAGAGATGAATCAATGCTTTCTAACTTTGAGCTAAAGTTTTGTTCATGTTTTTCTAGCAACTTTAAAAGTTGAGAATTTTCAGATTTTAATGAATTTTCAAAACTGTTAAAtcttttatcaatattatctATTGATGCAATTGCATTCTTGCTATTTGAActaataatatcatttatttgattcgcattgttttcaataaatgagctcaaagaattaaaaatatttgtaatgTTATTTTCAAGAGAAAGCTCAAGGgcattattatttctataacttctaattttattttacatCATTATAAATGACTACCAAACAAGATTATCTTTCATGCTATTTGCagtcaaaatgaaataaaaatagttAAACAAAATTTGTTAGTAGAGCAACTTCTTTGGTTATATCCTCTCCTAAGAAAAGggaagaaaagataaaatgaaatattaatataacATACTCTTGGATTTTAACTAGAATATCTGAAGACTTTGATTCTACGAAGCTCTGCATTTTTGTCAATGCTATATCTAGACGCTGAAgtaacttcttcaagttaTTAGTTGATACTTGCTTAAACAACTCATCCATCAAATTCTGCTGATTGGTTATGTTTTTGTCCAGGTAATGAACCaaatcattatttttattctcaATTGTCTGATTTATCTTATTgcttttaattttttcctCACTCAGTAAACCAGAGCATTCAtctaattctttttttagaaAATCAATTTCAGAAGATTTTTGCATCAAATCATTTTTCATAACATCCAGAATATTTTTACCTTCAttcaattttgattttagGGACTCTATTTCAATTTGACTTTTATctaattttgatttctgtTCTTCTTGGAATGTAACGAACTCTTTCAACGATTTCTCATTTTGGATCTTCTGATGTGAAAGAACagataatttttcatttagaGACTCAAATAAAGATTTATAttcattgatttttttgccAGTTTTCTGAttagtttcttcaaaatcgttcaacatttttttcaatctttcATTTTCTCGTTGCTCTTTGAGCAACTGTGACTTAAGATTGGAGCATATCTTTTGTGTGTTTGTGAATGCTTCAAGCAAGACATCGTTTGAGTTTTCTGTTATTAGCGGTTGCATAATATTTTCgtttttgctttcttttacTTGTGTGAAATTAGGTCGTAGTTCTTGCTGAGTTTGATTATGACTTTGATCTTGAACAGGGGCCAACTGTTCTTTATCATCAATTATTCTAATCTCTGTTATTTGCAATTCATCGTTAGGTTTCTGAAAACTATTTCCCACGTCGTCGTTTACAACTGTATTCTCACTGTATTCTGTTTCTATAATCTTGTTTATGTACTCATCCATGACTATTGAGGAGTCCTCAGAGGCCGCCACTTCTGGCTTAGaattttcattattgtaATCTGTCGCATCAGATACCGTCCTCAActtattttgaaatatattcGATCTGTTCTTAAATGGCAGGTTAATATTATCTCGGAAAAACGACATGCTCaaagattttgaagaaaattagagttaaaaaaaagaccTAAAATCAGGACAAAAATGAAACTCTATTTTGTGTTTATTTAAATAATGCCAAAATCGAAATAGTAGGGAAAAATCAACCCTTTTTTCACTCTAGAAATTACGTACAAAAATTAGTAAGAAGGATAAACTTCCTTTGCTTAATCCCAAGTggtatttatacttttttttttaattttgggAAAATTCCCATTTGCCGCCCAGCCACCCCCTGAATTTCCAAAAAGGGAAATCCAGTCTTTAGAGACAGATATAGAATTTAGTAATAGCGGCTATTTATATTACGTAATACTTAGAATTGCAGTAGCATCACCCAGATCTTgaaggaaaaaagaaagtttgGCAGGAAACGGTAAAATGCTAATGCTAAACTCGCACTTTTACTAAGCCATgacacacacacacacactgAAGCATAGGTAGTATAAAAACCTTAAATGACATCAGCCACATTCTGCTGTGGTTTACTGGCTACCAGGTAAGTGATTTACGTTAATAATTTTAAAGTAAAGTGGTACTACCCTATTGAACACACCGCATGTACCACACCTCAATCTCTCAGCAGTGTATTTCCGAAGGCCAGTTAATGCATCAGCTCCATCGAACTCATATATATGTCGCCGTACGTGGAATTCAATGCATAGCTGTCGAGTGTGGCGGTTATTATGCCTTTTTCACTGGCTATTCTATGAATGAAAGTATGTAGTTCTAAAGGAAAATATCTGACCCATGCGCCCTGAATAACCTGTCTCTACCTCAATAATTGGCCTAAATCCCAAAGAAAGGTATACAACAACCTGAATGTTGTAACAATGTACATCTACCGGAAAGAATTGCTCAAAAATAGTTGATTAAGGCAAGTCACCAATCTATGCCAACTATATATACACATAAGAATCGCAAAACGGAAACAACAGAGTTGTAAATACAGAATCAACTGCcataaataaaatgataTGCCTTCAATTTTATCAATGTCATTAGTAGAAAACGGTCCCCTCCCCACCCAAAGAACAAATAGCTACTACCATTTTAGTCCTATAACACCACCTGTAAATACAGAGAATATATGAACTAGgttttatatatttctgtACAACtcttttagtttttttttttgcgcTGTTAGGTAGTACTAGAAAACCTACAATATGAAAATCATGCTCTACAGTTATCCACAGAATATATCCCTTCACCACATCTTGTTGCAGTCATCCTAATATTTAACTGTATAAAGTTACTCTAACCCTTTTCGTTAACCAGTTGGGTTTCTGGTTTAGTTTCTCTATACTTCGGAATACATTTTAGCAGCTCTGAAAGATCccaaagtaaaaaaaataaatgggtataaaattgtttagcttcaaaaatatgaagGAGACGTTTTGATAACACTCATCCTGTTATTCCATGACAGAGCTGTACCCTAATATTAGTTGTCATGCATTTAGTGCCTCTTGCATAACCTTGCATTccttattttcttcattcaAATTACGCTTGATAAACTCCCTGAAATTTCCCCGTAGAAGTCctaaagaaagaaaaaaacaaaagaaaattaaacTTAGAAGACAACAAAGGTAGTCACACAGCTCATCGAAGTATAAAAAGACAgaagatttcaaaattggGTGATTGAGTCAGGTTAAATTCAATTTTCGATATTTTTGCTACTAAAACAAATACATCAACACTACAAAGctttttaaatttatcGTTAGTGCCCACTGATCAGTATAATTTATTGGACTGTCGACATTATATACAAAGAGATGAACATTGACAGATTGACATTTGGGCTAGCACGTGGGGAACGTGAGAGCAATAGTCGCCTAGAGAGGTTGGCCACCACTACATCTTCAAAATGGCGTATACAGGACGTATGCCTGCTATTGATAATTATGGTAGTCAATTATCCGGTGTATTACCAGGAACCTTTTCAAAGGCAGTTTTCCCTGGATGACAGAACCATTTCCCATCCATATGCGGAGGTAGAAAGAGTTAATGATGTGATGTTATTCATATACAGCTTTATTGTTCCTGCTTTATCGATATTCGTGGTTTGGCTTCTTTTTGCCGACCCTAGACATAGATACTACCTAATATATGTTTCGATGCTGGGTTTGATATTTGCTTGGTTTAGTTGTAGCCTGTTCACAAACTTCATTAAGAATTGGATTGGAAGACTGAGACCTGACTTCTTGGCTAGATGCCAACCAAGATCAGATCTACCAACCGATAGGTACTACACTATCGATGAGGTTTGTACCACTGAAAATTACGATGTATTGCTAGATGGTTTCAGGACTACACCTTCTGGCCACTCAAGTGAAAGTTTTGCTGGCCTGGGCTACCTATATTACTGGCTTTGTGGTCAACTCCTTACAGAAAAGAAGTACGTAGGTCTAT includes the following:
- the ZIP1 gene encoding Zip1p (CAGL0H01144g~Ortholog(s) have SUMO polymer binding activity), which codes for MSFFRDNINLPFKNRSNIFQNKLRTVSDATDYNNENSKPEVAASEDSSIVMDEYINKIIETEYSENTVVNDDVGNSFQKPNDELQITEIRIIDDKEQLAPVQDQSHNQTQQELRPNFTQVKESKNENIMQPLITENSNDVLLEAFTNTQKICSNLKSQLLKEQRENERLKKMLNDFEETNQKTGKKINEYKSLFESLNEKLSVLSHQKIQNEKSLKEFVTFQEEQKSKLDKSQIEIESLKSKLNEGKNILDVMKNDLMQKSSEIDFLKKELDECSGLLSEEKIKSNKINQTIENKNNDLVHYLDKNITNQQNLMDELFKQVSTNNLKKLLQRLDIALTKMQSFVESKSSDILVKIQESYRNNNALELSLENNITNIFNSLSSFIENNANQINDIISSNSKNAIASIDNIDKRFNSFENSLKSENSQLLKLLEKHEQNFSSKLESIDSSLKEYCSEVDVTKKLKDKILALEKYNIKLENDVENNQHSEKRLEQLLTSQRNEIESLKVELKSKNETLKNSTADVFKLKEELSVKVAEISRLNEINNLQKVNYESKLGSQSEILKVLIKEKDELKTKIDSIDDDRKRVEDELYKKVANFDKINKQLQSVNVEMVQLAANKLELEEETRNLRTVLKESEKCTTSIERELKVLKQERIQLKAENQDLVSEKLEIEGKLKEMASKCMVNNKEKKKVASADKNPINGYRNDSNSNARNLEEVKKDDLLQKKHQRPSSIIKENTHKQDDEDILDDVFDLSYSNSASDFESVSSIAFPKLAANSKVKVNSNLEKTIGDKQNGRNTSKKKFLIEDVNGDKNTNFKRRKKT
- the DPP1 gene encoding bifunctional diacylglycerol diphosphate phosphatase/phosphatidate phosphatase (CAGL0H01177g~Ortholog(s) have diacylglycerol diphosphate phosphatase activity, phosphatidate phosphatase activity and role in farnesol biosynthetic process, phospholipid metabolic process), with product MNIDRLTFGLARGERESNSRLERLATTTSSKWRIQDVCLLLIIMVVNYPVYYQEPFQRQFSLDDRTISHPYAEVERVNDVMLFIYSFIVPALSIFVVWLLFADPRHRYYLIYVSMLGLIFAWFSCSLFTNFIKNWIGRLRPDFLARCQPRSDLPTDRYYTIDEVCTTENYDVLLDGFRTTPSGHSSESFAGLGYLYYWLCGQLLTEKKYVGLWRKTLALVPLLIASLIALSRTQDYRHHFIDVIIGSILGMVFAHFTYRRYFPSITDELPFKPLLDDSTVGTDLYSSANEEVSLPTV